In Prosthecobacter sp., a genomic segment contains:
- a CDS encoding SDR family oxidoreductase: MRLENKVIIVTGSCTGIGKAIAKRCVAEGAKVVIHGLEQDLGDQTLAELGAENATLVIKDLADEDAPQLLVEKAVAAFGKLDAVVNNAAQVGLGNIHDTDGKWFRRMLEINCVVPYLLIRAALPHLRESHGSVINIGSVNAWSGEPNLMPYSVSKGALMTLTRNLGDTLMREDSVRVNQINPGWVLTENEAKRKREHGLKDDWYADLPKVYAPAGRILWPEEIAACAAWLLADECGPISGQVFDLEQHPFIGRNPPKDATTIPAKP; encoded by the coding sequence ATGCGCCTCGAAAACAAAGTCATCATCGTCACAGGAAGCTGCACCGGCATTGGCAAAGCCATCGCGAAGCGTTGCGTCGCGGAAGGAGCCAAAGTCGTGATTCATGGATTGGAACAAGACCTCGGCGATCAAACCCTGGCCGAACTCGGTGCAGAGAACGCCACGCTTGTCATCAAAGACCTCGCCGACGAGGACGCGCCTCAGTTGCTCGTCGAAAAGGCCGTGGCGGCCTTCGGCAAACTCGACGCCGTCGTTAACAACGCCGCGCAAGTCGGTCTCGGCAACATTCACGACACCGATGGCAAGTGGTTCCGCCGCATGCTCGAAATCAACTGCGTGGTGCCTTATCTCCTCATCCGAGCCGCCTTGCCGCATCTCCGCGAGTCGCACGGCAGCGTCATCAACATCGGCAGCGTCAACGCCTGGAGCGGCGAGCCGAATCTGATGCCCTACAGCGTCTCCAAAGGGGCGCTCATGACCCTGACGCGCAATCTGGGTGACACGCTCATGCGTGAGGACAGCGTGCGCGTGAATCAAATCAACCCCGGCTGGGTGCTCACCGAGAATGAGGCCAAGCGCAAACGCGAGCATGGCCTCAAGGACGACTGGTATGCCGATCTGCCCAAGGTCTATGCCCCCGCCGGCCGCATCCTCTGGCCGGAGGAGATCGCCGCCTGCGCCGCGTGGCTCCTCGCCGACGAATGCGGTCCCATCAGCGGCCAGGTCTTTGATCTGGAGCAGCATCCCTTCATCGGCCGCAATCCGCCGAAGGATGCGACGACGATTCCGGCGAAGCCTTGA
- a CDS encoding sugar phosphate isomerase/epimerase family protein produces the protein MPKLAAFPKAFMQALCKEGTMTVSEWITLASKLDVQGLEWYAGFLEMADEKNWPRFRQEVEDTGKVIPMMCCSPDFTHPNASFREKEIAKQKRWIDMTHTLGGSYCRVLSGQRRPELTLDEGVKLAAESIYACLPYAQERDITLIIENHYKDDFWEYPEFAQKMDVFCKLVDAVNHPNFGVNYDPSNTYLAGEDPIELLKRVSHRVVTMHASDRYLAEGTIEDLRKEEDGAQGYAKRLRHGEIGKGLNDYDAIFSELKSKGFNGWISIEDGVDGMEQLARSVEFLKKKIAQHWQP, from the coding sequence ATGCCCAAACTCGCCGCCTTCCCCAAAGCCTTCATGCAGGCCCTCTGCAAAGAAGGGACGATGACCGTCTCCGAATGGATCACGCTCGCCTCCAAACTCGATGTGCAGGGCCTCGAATGGTATGCGGGCTTCCTGGAGATGGCGGATGAGAAGAACTGGCCACGCTTCCGCCAGGAGGTCGAAGACACTGGCAAGGTGATCCCCATGATGTGCTGCTCGCCGGATTTCACGCATCCCAACGCCTCCTTCCGCGAAAAGGAGATCGCGAAGCAGAAACGCTGGATCGACATGACGCACACGCTCGGTGGATCGTATTGCCGTGTGCTCAGCGGTCAGCGTCGGCCGGAGCTGACGCTGGATGAAGGTGTGAAACTGGCTGCTGAGTCGATCTACGCCTGCCTGCCGTATGCGCAGGAGCGCGACATCACGCTGATCATCGAGAACCACTACAAAGACGACTTCTGGGAGTATCCCGAGTTCGCGCAGAAGATGGATGTCTTCTGCAAGCTCGTCGATGCCGTGAATCACCCGAACTTCGGCGTGAACTACGACCCCTCGAACACCTACCTCGCGGGTGAGGACCCCATCGAGTTACTGAAACGTGTTTCACATCGCGTCGTCACCATGCACGCCAGCGACCGCTACCTCGCCGAGGGCACCATCGAAGACCTTCGCAAAGAAGAAGACGGTGCCCAAGGCTACGCCAAACGCCTCCGCCACGGCGAGATCGGCAAAGGCCTCAACGACTACGACGCCATCTTCAGCGAACTTAAAAGCAAGGGCTTCAACGGCTGGATCAGCATCGAAGACGGTGTCGATGGTATGGAGCAGCTCGCGAGAAGCGTCGAGTTCTTGAAGAAGAAGATCGCGCAGCACTGGCAACCGTAG
- a CDS encoding protein kinase has translation MSSPSSPISRQKDIFLAAREIADSGERSRFIKEACGDDAELLRRIEAMLETEAAPDDFLEPDPTLAESVAIPGTGDKVGYFGDYVLLDEIAHGSSGVVFRARQVSLDRVVALKMLRDRPLLTTEADTRRLRAEATAAASLDHPNIVPIYEVGEHEGQPYFSMKLVEGGTLQFRAAEYQTDPLKAVALMVKVARAVHHAHAKGILHRDLKPGNILLDAAGEPHITDFGLARKIGLESGLTMTGMAMGTPHYMSPEQARGGGRELTPATDIYSLGAILYELVEGRHMFQSEDLIELLKQVAEKSPPAPRTPHHDLAAIMMKCLEKSPSARYATAEELAAALERWLQTRPASSQPEAVAKRTRLRRAAWITAAVAACVALVAGLTLWMSGRVVVTTLEDELDPPGITGTGLSLREAVRDAPEGGRIVFSRAGKITLSSALGGIHLSRRIEISGPDVEIHNGPDINRAMFIDSGAKVSLRGLTLSGEAESAHLHGSVGAIENNGELTATDCRFLKHGGGGLGGAILSEGGLTLRRCVFQGNFSNMMGGALNIKCTGAQQVDIEDCLFTGNVCHGNGGSAINIALQSSQAQARLTRCTVTGNIWDPASKRDPATAQERLATPSVLVGGALRCRGNPVTLDHCIVAGNEARSAGERDIYGEFTQAGPNFIGGDPKDAPAGLGVSVK, from the coding sequence ATGTCCTCTCCCTCTTCCCCCATTTCACGACAGAAGGACATCTTCCTCGCGGCACGCGAGATCGCGGACTCCGGGGAGCGTTCCCGCTTCATCAAGGAGGCATGCGGTGACGACGCGGAGCTACTGCGGCGCATTGAGGCGATGCTGGAGACGGAGGCTGCGCCGGACGATTTTCTGGAGCCGGACCCGACTCTGGCAGAATCCGTCGCGATACCCGGCACGGGGGACAAGGTCGGTTACTTCGGCGACTATGTGCTGCTGGACGAGATCGCCCACGGTTCTTCCGGCGTGGTGTTTCGGGCCCGGCAGGTGTCTCTGGACCGTGTGGTGGCGCTGAAGATGCTGCGGGACCGCCCGCTGCTGACCACGGAGGCGGACACCCGGCGGCTGCGTGCGGAGGCCACGGCCGCCGCCTCGTTGGATCACCCGAACATCGTGCCCATCTATGAGGTCGGTGAGCATGAGGGGCAGCCGTATTTCAGCATGAAGCTCGTCGAGGGTGGCACGCTGCAGTTTCGCGCGGCAGAGTACCAGACAGATCCCCTCAAAGCCGTGGCACTCATGGTCAAAGTTGCGCGCGCGGTGCATCACGCGCACGCCAAGGGCATCCTGCATCGCGATTTGAAGCCGGGGAACATCCTGCTCGATGCCGCCGGTGAGCCGCACATCACCGACTTCGGCCTGGCGCGAAAAATCGGCCTGGAGTCGGGTTTGACGATGACCGGGATGGCGATGGGCACGCCGCACTACATGAGCCCGGAGCAGGCGCGCGGTGGCGGCCGCGAACTCACACCCGCCACGGACATCTACAGTCTCGGCGCGATCCTTTATGAGCTGGTGGAAGGCCGGCACATGTTTCAGTCGGAAGACTTGATCGAGCTGCTAAAGCAGGTGGCTGAGAAATCGCCGCCCGCGCCGCGCACGCCGCACCATGATCTCGCGGCGATCATGATGAAGTGCCTGGAGAAGTCTCCGTCCGCCCGCTACGCCACCGCGGAGGAGCTGGCCGCTGCCCTGGAGCGCTGGTTGCAAACACGGCCCGCCTCCTCACAGCCTGAGGCCGTGGCGAAACGAACGCGCCTCCGCCGGGCGGCGTGGATCACGGCGGCGGTCGCCGCCTGCGTGGCGCTCGTGGCCGGCCTCACGCTCTGGATGTCGGGGCGTGTCGTGGTGACCACACTGGAGGATGAACTGGATCCCCCTGGCATCACGGGCACGGGCCTGTCCTTGCGCGAAGCCGTGCGTGATGCGCCGGAAGGCGGGCGCATCGTCTTTTCCCGCGCAGGCAAAATCACGCTGTCCAGCGCGCTCGGCGGCATCCACCTCTCCCGGCGCATTGAGATCAGCGGTCCTGATGTGGAGATTCACAACGGTCCTGACATCAATCGCGCGATGTTCATCGACTCAGGCGCGAAAGTCAGCTTGCGCGGTCTCACGCTCAGCGGCGAGGCAGAATCCGCCCATCTGCACGGCAGCGTGGGTGCGATCGAGAACAACGGCGAACTGACGGCCACGGACTGCCGCTTCTTGAAGCATGGCGGCGGCGGTCTTGGAGGGGCCATCCTCAGCGAAGGCGGGCTCACGCTGCGGCGCTGCGTGTTTCAGGGCAACTTCAGCAACATGATGGGCGGCGCGCTCAACATCAAATGCACCGGTGCGCAGCAGGTGGACATCGAGGACTGCCTCTTCACCGGCAATGTCTGTCACGGCAACGGTGGCAGTGCCATCAACATCGCCTTGCAATCATCGCAGGCTCAGGCGCGTCTGACGCGTTGCACCGTGACCGGCAACATCTGGGATCCCGCCTCCAAGCGCGATCCCGCCACCGCACAGGAACGTTTGGCCACACCTTCCGTGCTTGTGGGCGGAGCGCTCCGCTGCCGGGGCAACCCGGTCACCCTGGACCACTGCATCGTGGCTGGCAATGAGGCGCGAAGCGCTGGCGAGAGGGACATTTACGGCGAATTCACCCAGGCCGGTCCCAACTTCATCGGCGGCGACCCGAAGGACGCGCCTGCCGGTCTTGGTGTCAGCGTGAAGTGA
- a CDS encoding ECF-type sigma factor, protein MDETLPPAKADAGSSELLPQVYDDLRKLARGMVAANAQQTLTATALVHEAWMRVSKDAAPRWENRRHFFGAAAQAMRRILINRARDKHRLKRGGNHEHVVLEDVEIAAPAPEEELLALDEALERLAKEDPFLAEVVGLRHFVGLKWHEIAEMTGVEERELHRQWTFVRAWLRTELT, encoded by the coding sequence GTGGACGAGACTCTCCCGCCTGCCAAAGCCGATGCCGGCTCCTCGGAACTGCTGCCGCAGGTCTATGATGATCTGCGCAAGCTGGCCCGCGGGATGGTGGCGGCCAATGCCCAGCAGACGCTGACGGCGACGGCGCTGGTGCATGAGGCGTGGATGCGCGTGTCCAAAGACGCCGCACCGCGCTGGGAAAACCGCCGTCACTTCTTCGGCGCGGCGGCGCAGGCCATGCGGCGCATCCTGATCAATCGCGCGCGTGACAAACACCGCCTCAAGCGCGGCGGGAATCATGAGCATGTGGTCCTGGAGGATGTGGAGATCGCCGCGCCTGCGCCCGAGGAGGAGCTGCTGGCGCTGGATGAGGCGCTGGAGCGGCTGGCGAAAGAGGACCCGTTCCTCGCCGAGGTCGTGGGGTTGCGCCATTTCGTGGGGCTGAAGTGGCATGAGATCGCGGAGATGACCGGAGTCGAAGAGCGGGAGCTGCACCGGCAGTGGACCTTCGTGCGCGCCTGGCTACGAACCGAGCTGACCTGA
- a CDS encoding AraC family transcriptional regulator, producing MNTTTSSITARQRFILNLAESELFQHYQKAFHTLTSLPLNLESVGEDVHIDSIATRTGIAGVVETQVPVRVGKNTIAVMLTGGVRLQPANADTFAPVAKALLDDNRSAAEIRSAKVQFEHVPVMQPERYDAAIAILQSFALQLGDSAHRLLFANATHEPEAVRNAKVFIHQHLAEPMSLEAVARAVNVSPFHFCKLFKRATGLTFTDFVNRARVEKAKRMLMKPAARITEVAYDVGFQSLSHFNRSFRRIADESPTEFRGRMKNGSPLHLAAAA from the coding sequence ATGAACACCACCACATCCTCCATCACCGCCCGTCAGCGTTTTATTCTGAATCTTGCCGAAAGCGAACTCTTTCAGCATTACCAGAAGGCGTTTCACACCCTCACCAGCCTGCCGCTGAACCTGGAGTCTGTGGGCGAAGACGTTCACATCGACAGCATCGCCACCCGCACGGGCATCGCGGGTGTCGTCGAAACCCAGGTTCCCGTTCGTGTGGGTAAAAACACCATCGCGGTCATGCTTACCGGCGGTGTCCGCCTCCAGCCCGCAAACGCTGACACCTTCGCTCCTGTGGCCAAGGCCCTGCTGGATGACAACCGCTCCGCCGCTGAAATTCGCAGCGCCAAGGTACAGTTCGAACATGTCCCGGTGATGCAGCCGGAGCGTTACGATGCAGCCATCGCCATTCTGCAATCCTTCGCCCTTCAGCTCGGCGACAGCGCCCACCGCCTCCTGTTTGCCAATGCCACGCACGAACCCGAGGCCGTGCGCAATGCAAAGGTGTTCATCCATCAGCACCTTGCCGAGCCCATGTCCCTCGAAGCTGTCGCCCGTGCGGTGAACGTCAGCCCCTTCCACTTCTGCAAGCTGTTCAAGCGCGCCACCGGCCTCACCTTCACGGATTTCGTGAACCGCGCCCGCGTGGAAAAAGCCAAGCGCATGCTGATGAAGCCTGCCGCCCGTATCACCGAAGTGGCCTACGATGTCGGCTTCCAGAGCCTGTCCCATTTCAACCGCAGCTTCCGCCGCATCGCCGATGAATCCCCCACGGAATTTCGCGGCCGCATGAAGAACGGCTCGCCCCTGCATCTCGCAGCCGCTGCATAA
- a CDS encoding Gfo/Idh/MocA family oxidoreductase, whose product MSRKIRYGMIGGGRGAFIGGVHRIAAAIDQQIELVCGAFSSNPEKSKASGADFYLPAERCYGTFEEMLRTEAALPADKRMDFVSIVTPNHMHFPAAKLALESGFHVLSDKPATFNLAQAKELAGIVKRSGKLYGVTYNYTGYPMMRQARQMIEQGKLGNIRKVVVEYPQGWLATMLENTGQKQASWRVDPAICGAAGCMGDIGTHAINLTEYVTGLHIKELAADLTIFLGKEGRRLEDDGNVLLRFTNGAKGVLHSSQISVGCENNLSLRVYGELGGIEWNQLDPNTMIVTSLDQPKQIYRTSMGYLGSAAAAATRTPAGHPEGYLEGFANIYKNFTNHIRAVEAGTTPNPLDMDYPTIEEGVAGMAFIEAVVASSANNAAWTPLDFTPSARAKYGDASLNSDRGGLS is encoded by the coding sequence ATGAGCCGGAAAATTCGTTATGGCATGATCGGCGGCGGACGTGGCGCCTTCATCGGCGGCGTTCATCGCATCGCAGCGGCAATCGACCAGCAGATTGAACTCGTCTGCGGCGCATTCTCCTCCAATCCGGAAAAATCAAAGGCCAGCGGCGCTGATTTCTACCTGCCCGCCGAGCGCTGCTACGGCACCTTTGAGGAAATGCTCCGCACCGAAGCCGCGCTGCCTGCGGACAAACGCATGGACTTCGTCTCCATCGTCACGCCGAACCACATGCACTTTCCAGCGGCGAAGCTCGCGCTGGAGAGCGGCTTCCACGTGCTCTCCGACAAACCGGCGACCTTCAATCTCGCGCAGGCGAAGGAACTAGCGGGCATCGTGAAGAGGTCCGGCAAGCTCTACGGTGTCACTTACAATTACACCGGCTATCCGATGATGCGTCAGGCGCGCCAGATGATCGAGCAGGGCAAACTGGGCAACATCCGCAAGGTCGTCGTCGAATACCCGCAGGGCTGGCTCGCCACGATGTTGGAAAACACCGGACAAAAACAAGCATCCTGGCGCGTCGATCCGGCGATCTGCGGAGCCGCCGGTTGCATGGGCGACATCGGCACGCACGCGATCAACCTCACCGAATACGTCACCGGTTTGCACATCAAGGAACTCGCTGCCGACCTCACCATCTTCCTCGGCAAAGAAGGTCGTCGTCTCGAAGATGATGGCAACGTGCTGCTGCGCTTCACCAACGGTGCCAAGGGCGTGCTGCACTCCAGCCAGATCAGCGTCGGCTGCGAAAACAACCTCAGCCTCCGCGTCTATGGCGAACTGGGCGGCATCGAATGGAATCAGCTCGATCCCAACACGATGATTGTCACCTCGCTCGACCAGCCGAAGCAGATCTATCGCACCAGCATGGGTTACCTCGGCAGCGCCGCCGCCGCCGCCACGCGCACGCCTGCGGGTCATCCCGAGGGCTACCTGGAAGGCTTCGCGAACATCTACAAAAACTTCACCAACCACATCCGCGCCGTCGAGGCCGGCACCACGCCGAACCCGCTCGACATGGATTACCCGACAATCGAGGAAGGCGTCGCCGGTATGGCCTTCATCGAAGCTGTCGTGGCATCCTCCGCCAACAACGCCGCCTGGACGCCGCTCGACTTCACGCCTTCAGCTCGCGCGAAGTATGGCGATGCGTCGCTGAACTCGGATCGCGGTGGCCTCAGCTAG